Proteins found in one Triticum urartu cultivar G1812 chromosome 4, Tu2.1, whole genome shotgun sequence genomic segment:
- the LOC125550611 gene encoding uncharacterized protein LOC125550611 isoform X1, with translation MRSTQPPESWADLAGAVDSHPSLRAAMKNLSGLSRTSKWTMRASRARSHRSSLSASIHEESIHIMLRHLKMSKDVTMQQKNLSSVLLTLVERHQRTDGYMLMATRIEVGDQLSKFIVYTRKSSQNCGRAIHRGWRSTLSFTYKAYKTDASRLVICWKIYNQKRGNG, from the exons ATGAGGAGCACGCAGCCACCGGAGTCCTGGGCAGATCTAGCCGGGGCAGTCGACAGCCATCCCTCCCTCCGGGCGGCCATGAAGAATTTAAGCGGCTTGAGTAGAACTAGCAAATGGACCATGCGCGCCTCCCGCGCTAGGAGCCACCGGTCCTCGTTATCTGCTAGCATCCACGAGGAATCCATCCATAT AATGTTACGACATTTAAAAATGTCAAAGGATGTGACGATGCAACAAAAGAACTTGAGTAGTGTTCTACTCACCTTGGTGGAAAGGCACCAAAG GACAGATGGATATATGCTTATGGCCACACGTATAGAGGTTGGCGATCAACTCTCAAAATTCATAGTATACACAAGAAAAAGTTCTCAAAATTGTGGAAGAGCAATACATAGAGGCTGGCGATCAACTCTAAGTTTCACTTACAAGGCATACAAAACAGATGCATCTAGATTGGTTATCTGCTGGAAGATTTACAACCAGAAGAGAGGGAATGGATGA
- the LOC125550611 gene encoding uncharacterized protein LOC125550611 isoform X2, producing MRSTQPPESWADLAGAVDSHPSLRAAMKNLSGLSRTSKWTMRASRARSHRSSLSASIHEESIHIMLRHLKMSKDVTMQQKNLSSVLLTLVERHQSWTKSKRRWPEQLIFSVVVGCTNLEQWDLCLLYQWEQ from the exons ATGAGGAGCACGCAGCCACCGGAGTCCTGGGCAGATCTAGCCGGGGCAGTCGACAGCCATCCCTCCCTCCGGGCGGCCATGAAGAATTTAAGCGGCTTGAGTAGAACTAGCAAATGGACCATGCGCGCCTCCCGCGCTAGGAGCCACCGGTCCTCGTTATCTGCTAGCATCCACGAGGAATCCATCCATAT AATGTTACGACATTTAAAAATGTCAAAGGATGTGACGATGCAACAAAAGAACTTGAGTAGTGTTCTACTCACCTTGGTGGAAAGGCACCAAAG TTGGACCAAATCTAAGAGAAGATGGCCAGAACAACTTATTTTTAGCGTGGTTGTGGGATGCACAAACCTGGAACAATGGGATTTATGTTTGTTATATCAGTGGGAACAATAG